The sequence below is a genomic window from Andrena cerasifolii isolate SP2316 chromosome 6, iyAndCera1_principal, whole genome shotgun sequence.
taaatataattaactCATATAGGGCATGCGATAAAGATAGTTCATTACGTGTATCTTATTTCGATTTTTGCAATTTATGATTCACAGACGATCATCCAAATTTATATATCCATCGTTTCTCAAGCCGACGGTTCCATTAATGTTAGTTTTATAGCAAATGGTTACAGTTACCCTTTTAAGGTAAATACATTTCTGCGAACAATCCTAATAGGTTCTTtacaatttaaatttcattagaaCACTCGTATCGATCTCCACTAGCTTCCTGCATTTCCGAATGCAGGAAACCGCAATCTCGTAATGCGTAAGTAGTTCAACTTTGTATCCTTACTAGTAGTATAATCGTATTCCATTTTAAATCGGTGATATTTGAATTGCTAACGTTGAACTATGTATGTCGTTCCCACGGTTCATTCCCTCGTCTTATGAAAAGTGAATAGGGAAATTGAAGTACGCAACATTGATTTTCGTTCTTCTATATTATTAAGTATGAACAAACGTGAACAACATTTACAACATATTATTGGCCGAATACAGTAGTCGAAGTTAAGTACACGACTATTCAACTTGATTTGATTATTATAGCGAAATGTATCTCGTTAACATTCGGGAATCGTTACTCCGCCTAAATAggacacttttttttattgttacgtTTGCGATTATACTTTTCAGTGACGTTAATGCTATCCCTTTTGATTGTTTGTTTCTCAACGATGAACGTGCTGGAGCTGTCGCGACGAGCCCGCTCGAGTCGCACCATCGCGACTCCTCTGATCGCGTCTAACCGTTCGTCGCGACAGAACAATCACGTTCACGGGTTTCCTTACGACCTATCTGTCATTCGATGCAAAAGAACTCTGGTATAAAAACGAACGGTGCCCGCTGTCGCAGGAGAAATCGCGGGAAAATCGTGTGAAACGGGCCAATTACGAACGCGCGTTTGAACCGGCGATCGACTAAACGCGTCCATCACAATCGATCGCGCACCTTATCAAATAAAACACTTAACTCGTACGTACCCGCGggaattacaattaattacagtTATTTAATTACATAATTACACAATGACAATTTACACGCGCGCGTAAATCAAGTGAGAAGTAAAGGGGTCCCTTATTCGTTACGAAAACGATCCTGCTCGGTGTTTCGAAAAGAAGCGCTCCCAAACGGAAAATCGAACATCACCGACGTAGCCGTGGCTCTATCTAAAGTAACTTGTCCTTTGGTCGTAACGTTTCATTTTAGGCCGTCACTTCGCTGGACGAACACTTGTCGTACATCGCGTCCAGCACCTGCGTGAACTTCAGGTGCCTCTCTTCTGGAGCCACCGTGGCTCCGCGGCTGCCCCACAGGAATTTTATATGGAACTCCGTTCGGAACGCGTCGGAGAGCAGCTCGTCGCTTCTGGAGCCCTCCAGAACGATCTCGGCGTTCCGGCGAAACAGTGTTAGGTTCTCAGCCATCCTGCGAGCCGATTCCAAGTGCGACCAGACTATCGACAGGCCGCAGTCCGGGGCGGAGTTCTCCCATGGCGAGAGGATCGCCGCTGCTAGGCCTGACGGAGCTACCGTTCCTATGCAAACAAGCCATTTGGAATTTAGAATCCACTGTTACTCTAACATCCTACGCGAAGCTCGcaagatttaaattttcgttacCCGCGCGTTGTTCTTTTCACGAAATGGGATTTTTTCTTCAACACCTGTACACCCGGACTGAAAAACTGGAGTAACAGAAGCGGGGATTTCCCATAAATTGCAGAAGGCATAGCTAGAGGATTAGAAAAGGGTTCGAAATCGATTGGTCGCTCAGAggcggaaagaaaataattcaCTACTGTTGTACATTTTGCAACAGGGACTAGAGACGGGTTGaagaaaatcatttctttttcaaacatttttcgaaagtacatatcgtTAAGAATGTACTggtaaattttcatggaaaaattccgattgtTTTAGCTTCTGCAGAGGCATTTTATAGGGGGCGCAGATTCTCGGCATCTCtagatgaaaattttgaacgtGTTTTTGTCGAAACGTtattttttcacatcgtgaagataaaatctcaaaatctatcgaaccgattgctttataaattctaCTGCTTATTCTGtacacctatgactctcgcagggactacaaccaagtgttttcattgagtctaacctacttttaaaatcgaaaatagcaaaagaaaaaaacccTAAAAAGATGTACCGGGATATCTAtgaaatatagaaagagaaaccaCCGAAACGCTTGAAGATCTGAAAGCAACCATTACCCAATACGTCTTCAAGTCCGCGTTCTCCCAGCAGCGCGACAGGCAGCAGGTGTGGCAGCGTGGTGTTGGGTGCCTGGGGGTTGGTGCACTCGTTCATGGCCCGTAGAGTAGGCCTGAGCTTCGCCTCGAAGCTGAACGCCTCGTCGGTGTGCTTCTGCCTGAGCAGATGCCACGTGTTCCCCAGCTTCTGGATCTGCGGCAGACACAGGCCCAGCATCACGCCGCAGAACCCGTAGAGATTGCCCAGCGCTGTCTTGGTGTCGATGGCCACTTTGATCCACTTGCTGATGGTAGCTGCCCTTTCGATCGCGGTAGCTCCAGCCAGGACAGTCACAGCGACCAGCAGTTTCAGGCACTCGGACCTCTCGATCAGGTCTAGCCTGGCTTGCCGGCCGTGCGGCAGTGTAGCCAGCTCGATACCGCTCAGGCCATTTCGGTTCCCGGAGCCAGGCTGAAGCGCCAATTCCAAATCGATCTTCGTGAGATGCGAGGCCAGCACCCTTGGCGCTGAATCGTGCAGCATCCCCGAGACTCCTCTCAGAGCAGTGGGGTCCAGAGGCCTGTGATCGCCAGTCGGCAAGAGGAGGGTCGTGAATCCCTCGATATCCAACGCGGTGGTGATCTCCAGGGACGGCGCGGCGACCACCAGCTGCTCCTCTGCCGAGAGTTCATACTCGTTCCCATTATTCCCATTAGTACCATCGTTACTGATAGTGTAGTGGCTTCTGATCACGACGCCCTTGATGGGGACCGAGGAAGACGGGTTACTGGTGCCGCCGGAGTTGTTGGTCTCGAACTCGCTGTCCCCGGACCCGTTTCCACTGTCGCTACCGGACGCCTGGTAGCcctgatgatgatgatgatggtggtggtggtgatggtgagCGTGGTGCTGGTGATTCGGCACGTAAGGGACCCTGGGCGGTTTTGGTGGCGCCGTTCCAAGAGAGTTCTGATGGTTCAGACTGGGAGGCTGAAGGAtcggctgttgctgctgctgaagAGCAGGGTCAGATATCACCCTGGTGATCTTCTGTCGACCCAGGGACAAGGAACACGACGGTGGCTGATTCTGGATGGGCGGGACTCGCGGTAGAGTGCTGGATTGAATCGGTCCGTGCGGAGCAGATGGCGGGTTCGAGGCCTGGCGACCATcgtgctggtcagagggatgatGCTGAGCGGTGAGCGAGTGGCTGCGTTGCTGCTTTCGAGGAAGACGAGGCGGGGAGCCGGTCGAcagggaggaagaggagggacTGGAGCAGTGCTGGCTGCTTGTCGGTCCTGGGACGAAGGTCAGAGGCACGCATCGCGGCTTTGGGGTGATTATGCGAGCTCCACTCGCCTGGCTTATCGGTCTACCGCTGCCGACGTAGAAGGTTATCAGGTCAGCCACCGTGTCGAAAGCTTCGTCCTCGAACTGGTACTGGGCCCTCTCGTACACCGTCTCTGGCTGGATCACCACCTGTTAATCGTAAGTCGGTAGAAGACGCGCATCGATCGTTGGAGCTTCGTTTCGTTAGGGGGAGAAGGTGATTGATTTATCGAGCATACAACTTACCCTGTTGATGACGAAGTGAAGGGGCTGACCCTTCCATCGAACCGTGAGGACATAATTCCCAGGCTGCGAGGCGCAGTCACGGACCAGGAAGTCACCGTCGTGCGGCACTTCCGTTTCTGCGCCCTTTCTGCCTCCGCGAAGAGTGCTGCCGTGGTACCAAGCGTGCGATCGCAGATCACGGGGATCCAGGAGTCGAAGTTCCCGCTCCAAGAGTTTGCGCGTCGACTCCTCTGGTGGCTCCTAAATTAGAAGTCCGGGAAGGAGAATCTTAAATTAGGGGAATCACGACGGAAGCACATATGTATACGCGAAGTCAGTTTGTTGAAAGACGACTCGAAATCTGTGCTTTAGAATCCGCCTAAGTTGTTTAACTCTGCTGACATATTTCGGGTCCTTGATCCACCCATCTCACTTCTTCATTCCTTCAGATACACTGCTGCAGAGTTAGCGTAAATTGCCTTCGAATCGAACTTGCACATACGCAGGACAAGAAACCTTACGATTGTTTCGTACGAGCTTTTGCGTAAGGCAGTCGTGCCAAACGAATGAAGAAGTGTCTCGGCCCCGAGAGACAACGAAATTGCCTTAACAAGAACAGCCTTGAGCACTTGCTCCGTAAAGAGATCAACACAGACAGTATTCGTGTGTGCACAACTTATCACCGACTTAGCCTGTCACGTGTGAAAGTTCAGACGATCCAGAGAGTGGCATAAACGATccaattacgatcacttgtaaATCGCTCGATCGACAGAGGACTAGAGgggtttattaatatttcgtccGGCCAATACGGAAATTGATTTCCATTGCTTTGACATCATCGGCAAAATTCGAAGAAAACTTTCGAAAACCTTTGAAGAATTACAATTTCTTCCCAAAGGGGTGGTGCCTTAGCCATCGCCTCTCTTATCAGGTTCAATCACCTTCCACCCCCGATATTATCAAATTTAATCACTGAAATTCCACTTTGAATTTAAAATCCTCTCACTAATTTCTAAGTCATGTTGGAAACTCACGAATTCTGGAGAAACTCATTCGAAACACTCTGAGATACATCTAGAGGTGTGGTGCCTCGAAACTCATCTATCATCCTCATTTACCCAGCATCGCCGAATTCTACACTCCCCCATAAAGCAACGTGAGAAGCTTCTCAAAAATTTCACTCACCATCGGTAGGTTGGAGTAGTCGGTGCCTTCAACCCTCTTGGCAGATTCGCTGGAACGGTCCTCCCTTGTGTCCACcaccgcctcctcctcctcctcctcctcctcctcctctaccGTTACCTCCGACGACCTGCGTCGAAAAAGCGATTGTTCACCGTCGATCGCTCACATCCCGCTGCTCCAGCACccttccaccccctccgccACCCAGCGAGAAACCACCCCCAGGAATTAGAAACAGGGAAGAACACTTTCTTTCTCTTCGATGCACTATTATTTAGAGTAACCTTTCCCTGGGCTCGTGAGAAATCGTAGGAACAGATAGGGTTTAGCTACACACGGCTCTCAGGCCGAGCGCGCGCACCCCACTGAACTATGCGCGTGGAAAGCCACGATATAGGCAGGGCCGTATTTTTGGAGGATCTCGAGGGGTGCCCCGCGGGGTATTAATAGAACCACGGCGGGACGAATTCGTTTCGCGTCGTCGATCCGTGCCAAGGGAAATATTTTCCTATGCTGTAGCTGCAGGCTGTTCTAATTTGTGGCTATTTCAGATCCATCTTATTTCCTTCCCTCCGCTGTGTGAATTCTGATAATTATATTACAAGGGACGTATGGGGAGGGAAGCAGAGGGGGAGGAAGTTATGCGTAGATGCAGAGGGGATAAGAGAATGAGCGTAACGACGACATAGAAATCAATTACAAATAACACTCATGTGTTACttgtaaaattttgaaagtataaTTATGGATCTCTACTATATCGCATTTATTCCTTCGAATGCGCTTCGTACGTCACTGCGTCAGGCCCATCGCGACTCGTCCTCACCCACGCCTGCGTTTTCTCCATTCTCGAGTGGCTCGCAGCGTCGTGTCGACGTCGAGGCGATTCGATCGGCGAACGCCCGACGACGCTGGACAGCTCGAGGATTCTTTTCAATTTCCCGAGCGACGGGGAGTCTAAGCCGAGGATTCCGGCCTTATCAGGCGGCGCTAGGCCTAGTCGATACCGGGGGTTATTGATCTGTTTGGGCAAGAGGGGGTTGCATATGGGGGACTGGCGCGCCTGCGTCGAACAAAAGCGCTCGATAAGGGTCTAAGAACCCATGAAACGCATCTGTACACTTCGACCGCTTGCCCCGCTCCGAGCAGAGGAGCAAAGGCCTCCATTAGCGGTGCAACAGTGCAGGAACTGCGATTGTTACGAAATCCGCTGCATACTGCACGAATTGTTATTTAATAGACAAGATAAGTTCTTTGAGAATAAACCGAACCGGACTTATTACAGGTGGCGCAAAAGTCATCATCCGATGTTAGTAGCccctaatttttttaacttcaggTAAGGGAGTGTGGGGAattgcgaacgcggggtaaaccgcgatattcgctgaattTGATTGTTTAGTATTCAGGAAACTGTCGCGAAtggtcgtgaaatgttttcgtagcttttcttataattttacgctcgagtattttcTGTCTATAGTGTATTAAACTTATACTACccaacaaagcataattttttcgCAGTTCtgttacttaattctaaataaaatcacagGATCACTTTGTATATGTACATGTCCGTATTGgttttatttgaaacttctTAACTTCTGTTCATTtggggtaattacgaacagcgaTGGCATTTACCCTTTTCTCTTAacatttcgaagttttttatgtATCCAGTACCCCGGAATTATATTAGGAAGAGTATACGTACATATTCTTTGAACGATTAAAGATTAAAGACTTTCCATCCATCaggcagcaaataaatattcaatcccaCGAGCAACTAAAATTCGATCAAACAAGAAGATAGACTGTATCAGACCCACAGTGTGGAAGAAAACCTGTGTTCAGCGAAGATCAAGATCTTTAAGCAGCTGTTCGTATTTACCCCGCTAGCCATGGGTAATTCCGGACAGAAAAAGTTTTGTCTTTCTTTCACAAAATCATTTGTTTATTCACAAAATTATTGCGTATGATTTGTTATTTATAAGTATCTACAATTCTTTGTGTTGCAtttgtagataattaaccaaagttcaattatctataaagtaaatctgattagagtcaatacttttgtttcaatttaacttttccctcaagtgttcgtaattcccctactctcccctatataTTAACGATGTTTTGACACTTCGATAAAAGAGGCTCACAAAATTTATTGTCCATAAAGATGAATAAGTACAATCAAGAACGCGAAAAAATTGTGTCGATGTTTTTATCTCCCATTTGAGGTGATTTGTTATAGCCAGCCAGATCCCCCGATAAAACCGCCCCAGACTTATTTCATTGGGGCCATTTGAAGGCATTGGTTTACGCGAATAACCCACAGACTTTACAACAATTAAAGAACAGTAATCAACGTGGAGTCAAAAATCTAAACCCCACAAATTCTTCAGAATACCATGGAAAATGCCATAAACAGGGCTGAAATTTGCGTCAATTCAAATGGTGGTCATTTGTTCGATATTATCTTTCGAACTTGATGCGATAAAATCTATAAGTCTCGATAAATCGTTCCACGAGAAACGTCGcgttatttcatttaaaaccaaAGTTGTAGACTCAGAAAATCGGATGCTGACTTTCGCGCCACCCACTGCAAGACAGATACAAGAATAAGTTCAGTTTCCCAGCAGATCTTTCGAGAAATTCAGCCAACTGGTATCTGATGCACGATCTGGCTTATTGACTGTTCGATAATCTTCCACGAACCAGTTCGGTTTGCGAATTCTGTCTCCGATAAGAAGCTTCGCTTCTCGCTGTAGTCTAACTTGCGAACAGTCGAAGCCCCCGAGAATCTCTAATTTTCCTGTCCTTGCATCCAAAGTCCCGAGTCCATCTCTGAGGAAGACAACCCACGTGTTTCTACGCATCGCGTGCATCCCTTCCTTCGTTATCAATGAGAATCGTTCGCGATCTCTATATTTAGAAGTCAACGGTCACCGTTGCAAATTGCGATTCTCTGAATGCTCGAACGAAACGAGGGGGGTGGCAGGAAAACAATTTTCAGGGAGCCCCGTCAGTGTTATAAATAGCAACGCGAAAGGGTTCAGATGCAAGCGGATAGCGCGGACAGAATATGTACGGTTCGCAGAAGTTCACCTCGTGCCTTATCTTTCTGCGAGCTCTAATGTCGTAGCGACAGGATCTCGCGTGCGCTCGCGCTATCATCCAACGATTGCAGCGGCGCGCATTTCCATTAGCCGTCTTTACGCACCGCCGGTCGTCTCGAGTAGCTCCCTTAACTTTTGTAGATAAACCTTCCCCCTAGGATCAGCCAAAAGCGCGGGTGATAGCAAACTGTTGAAATCACAGGGCATGAATATCAATCGCTCGATAAAGAAGCAGTGAGAAATGGTATCCCAAGTGGGGAcgcgattttttattatttgttagAGAATAATTGAGACCATTTTATTCAGGTATCAAATCGCGGCAAGGGTACAGCTGTCCTCTCAGTGTCGAAGGGCATCGAGATAAGATTACATCCAATTGCAGGCGCGGTGGGTGTAGGCACTTGGACGCGTTGCATCGGTGCATGCAGGCTTCGACAGAAATGGAAAAGCGAATTTAACGAGGCAGCAATCTTGGCTCGAAGGTTGGACAGAAACGAGACAAGAATGGATTACGAAGCAGGTCCGACTATCGAGCAACGTTTACAGTTTCCCCCATTTTACTACTTTCCACTACGGGATTCCCGGCGCTCGCTGCCAGAGGAGGAACGTCATTTCGAAGGCGAAGATCGAGGAGAACCGGTTCGGTACCTGCTAGCTCCATTATGTTACCTGCACCCGCGCCTTCACGGACCCTTTGAACAGGCTAATTCATAACTTGTAacagaagaatttctttttgtCGCGGGAAAAACCCTCGAAGGTCTCTACTCGTGGGGTCCGCATTCTCCGCCCCGTTCCTCTCTTTTAAACGTCCATATTTTACGCGCGCACAAAGTTTGCACGCGCCAGGCGCAACGCGAAGGCTGTCCCCGAGATTAATATCTTCGGAGAGGTGGATTTCTGTGGCTGCAGGATTCTGGAGTTATGGGTACAAGTTTCCGGGAATAGAGATTTCTAAAACTCTCCGAGTGAAAAATAAAGGAGAATCCTTTATAAAAGCCTACTGCTACTAGAATAATTCGTGGGACGAATTGTTATAATAATGACACTGTTGAGCAAGTGTTACACGGCACTTTTGTGGTGAATCGTCGATTCTGTGGTTACCTTCGGTTTCCTTCGGCTGTATCTTCCGGCGATAGGGGCGTCACGATGAGAGAAGGCTCCTTCTGAATAATAGCTTCCGGTTGTAGGTGGATCGTGTGTCGCTTCTGACGGAGATCCTTACAAGAGGCTGAAGACGGTATGCCGTTCCTCTTTCGACGACGGCCACTGGTGCCTAGATTTTGCAGGGTGCCCATAGATGGAAACCGGAAGCTCCATGCTATACCTAACAAACATTCACGTTTATCAATTATTCACCCGCGTTAAGGGGCAATCCTATTCTTCGGAGtcaaaacatagcaaaatttgggattttttttttaagaaaccagcgattcgattcatctgaaatttgcaccatattttgatgcatctttgaggaagctgaagttttttttttattaatttttaaccataaatttagtagttatgcACGATCGAACATCACGCCGCGAAAATTCGCCGGCCgttggtgtgcacgatatttatcTGCCAGGTAATCTAAAGCAGGAAAATgatacggcgttttattttatacatatgtagcttgaaattggtGAACCAAcaaagaacaaaaaaattaattgagcAGTATGGAgtgttttcaaattgaaaggtctgaatctttaatttttgaaatccaatttggcgccaattttcttatgtaacaaaagatgTATAGActttagcggtattctggttcatcaaactgaagctacatatgtacaaaataaaacgccgttacATTgtcctatgtttttagcccataaaataggattacCCCTCAACTCACCCTTCCACAACCAGACTTCAAGAACACGGAAACACAAACCTTTCCCTCAATTCCAACtccaattgaggaccttgcagaaaGAGGGATGtagctgtttataaaattattgctttgactttagaacactaattgaaaaatatatattttcacacaataagtagtagttattgagttgatatgtttttacttctattttatttatttgcaataaattgctCAGTTATTATCAAATTTTCATCAAACGTACACCAAAcggtgcaatttttttaaatacctatattacacgttataactcaaaaactgtaaaaaatggcgctacacccctcttgctgcaaggtcctcaattccaAATTCATCAAACACCCCACAGACAATCCTTTAATATTCCAAACCTACGCCTTACATTTTCTCACCCAAAGCTACACCACCGCAAAGGAGAATCTCGAAGCAACGACACCGAAATCCCATTCCTAAAAGTTGCTCCACCATCCATCACTCAATCGATCTTGTTCTCCAGCGATTGCCCCTCGATACTCACGCATACTTTTCTGCGCGCGGTCCTTCTCGCTCACGATCATCGCAATCCGCCACCTATTCGCTCACTCGCTGGCGATTGAATCGTGTCAGCCGTGTTGCATCACAGAGAACGGCCGCGCGTCCTGGCCTGTCGTTAATTGCTCCTCTTTCGTTCCCGGGATTACCCGCGCGGCGATCGTAGCGTTTCGACGAAGGGAATCGCGGCGACAGGCCGCGCTCGATCGAGACCGTTTAACCCATGGCAATCTGCTATCGCGACGGGATACCAGCGCCCCTCCTCCATCGCGTCGAACGTTTATCAAGAACAGCGCGCACGGGCGATCGGTGCATTCGATGTGCTTTTTATCCGTGTGCCACTCTGCGCGCCTCTCCGCTTTGGAAACGTGACCGCAGCCGACAGAATCGCGTCATAACTCTGATATCGAACGGTGTTTCGTTTACGCGACGAGCTGTTTGGCTCTGCAGCACGGCTCCCCGGGTGCGAAAGATTGTAGCAATGACTCCTTCGCTTTATTCCCCGGATACACAGTGGTCGGGTTCGATTATCCACTTTCTGCTTCCCTTCCACTTCCGCGTTCGACTCCCACAGCCACAATAGTATCATTCATCCTTCAATAATCTCCCCCGCAATTTTCCATTCCTCTCATTTCATTCCGTTGCATCGCTGTGCCGGCTATTCAGCCGCTTATCTCCCATGGAAGACCTCTGCGAAATCCTCGGGTCCGATGGCTCCAATAGCTTGCTTAGATACGTATACTCAGGAAAGACGTTCTACTGGCTCGCAGATGGTTTCGCAGTACAGAGGCAGATACTGCTCGACGACACTCTGTTCCGTCCAGCTGAAATTCCGCTCCGAATCGCCGCGAGCTGACGCACGCTCACGCGAAACTCCGGCTGCAGGTGCAGCGAAACGACCACGCTCTTTGCCAGCCTCTCCGAGTCATTCTCGGATCCATTCAGCTCCCGTAAAGCACGGCCGGGAACGATAGTGTTTTTAAACGGTCACTTCACTTTCAGGAAGTCTCCCTTTCTCCCGTCAGCCACTAGTTTCGTACGCGCTGGGCCACGCGCGGATCCTTCGAGCAGTCGGCCAGAAACTGAAGTATCCCGGCTCACTTTCGCCTCGATCCGTTTATCTTCGCTCgccttctcgcgcactgatgtTAAACCTGTTCTTCGAGCCTTTCTATATACCCGCGGATTCGAACTCGAACGTTGCCCTTTATTAAACTTGGGGATTTTTCGCTCCGGGCGACTGCTGCGAGGAGCCGAGCAGGATCTCTGCAGGGATTCTTTCCTGCTCCGGAGGCGAGGCAAGGCGGCTCGTTCGGTGGTGCCTCCGAGGAAAGAAAGCCTGCGGATTGTCTTGAGTCGACGCGCTAGATGCTATGAACGCGTACCTGTTCTAGGACCGTTTCCGAACGCCGTTCCGCTCTATTTTCAGGAACCCGCGGAGTCCTGCTAAGATCACGTAATCGCGTTACGGTTGCATTCGTTTCAGGGTGGGAGAAATCCGCGGCGAGTATTTATACAGCGCTTGGAAACGTTTCTATAAATTCTTTGTACCTTAGGTTCCACAAATTCGCCAATTGGAGGGCTGAGAATCGTGATAGCGTAAGCTCAAATTTTGAGAGTTTGAGTTAATGACTGTTTGTGAGTCTTAACGGCTCCATCTGTTTAGTTTCACAGTGAA
It includes:
- the LOC143369832 gene encoding breast cancer anti-estrogen resistance protein 3 homolog isoform X4, whose product is MGNRLEVDRGIAWSFRFPSMGTLQNLGTSGRRRKRNGIPSSASCKDLRQKRHTIHLQPEAIIQKEPSLIVTPLSPEDTAEGNRRSSEVTVEEEEEEEEEEAVVDTREDRSSESAKRVEGTDYSNLPMEPPEESTRKLLERELRLLDPRDLRSHAWYHGSTLRGGRKGAETEVPHDGDFLVRDCASQPGNYVLTVRWKGQPLHFVINRVVIQPETVYERAQYQFEDEAFDTVADLITFYVGSGRPISQASGARIITPKPRCVPLTFVPGPTSSQHCSSPSSSSLSTGSPPRLPRKQQRSHSLTAQHHPSDQHDGRQASNPPSAPHGPIQSSTLPRVPPIQNQPPSCSLSLGRQKITRVISDPALQQQQQPILQPPSLNHQNSLGTAPPKPPRVPYVPNHQHHAHHHHHHHHHHHQGYQASGSDSGNGSGDSEFETNNSGGTSNPSSSVPIKGVVIRSHYTISNDGTNGNNGNEYELSAEEQLVVAAPSLEITTALDIEGFTTLLLPTGDHRPLDPTALRGVSGMLHDSAPRVLASHLTKIDLELALQPGSGNRNGLSGIELATLPHGRQARLDLIERSECLKLLVAVTVLAGATAIERAATISKWIKVAIDTKTALGNLYGFCGVMLGLCLPQIQKLGNTWHLLRQKHTDEAFSFEAKLRPTLRAMNECTNPQAPNTTLPHLLPVALLGERGLEDVLGTVAPSGLAAAILSPWENSAPDCGLSIVWSHLESARRMAENLTLFRRNAEIVLEGSRSDELLSDAFRTEFHIKFLWGSRGATVAPEERHLKFTQVLDAMYDKCSSSEVTA
- the LOC143369832 gene encoding breast cancer anti-estrogen resistance protein 3 homolog isoform X2; translation: MGKTASKLKSRRSQSIAWSFRFPSMGTLQNLGTSGRRRKRNGIPSSASCKDLRQKRHTIHLQPEAIIQKEPSLIVTPLSPEDTAEGNRRSSEVTVEEEEEEEEEEAVVDTREDRSSESAKRVEGTDYSNLPMEPPEESTRKLLERELRLLDPRDLRSHAWYHGSTLRGGRKGAETEVPHDGDFLVRDCASQPGNYVLTVRWKGQPLHFVINRVVIQPETVYERAQYQFEDEAFDTVADLITFYVGSGRPISQASGARIITPKPRCVPLTFVPGPTSSQHCSSPSSSSLSTGSPPRLPRKQQRSHSLTAQHHPSDQHDGRQASNPPSAPHGPIQSSTLPRVPPIQNQPPSCSLSLGRQKITRVISDPALQQQQQPILQPPSLNHQNSLGTAPPKPPRVPYVPNHQHHAHHHHHHHHHHHQGYQASGSDSGNGSGDSEFETNNSGGTSNPSSSVPIKGVVIRSHYTISNDGTNGNNGNEYELSAEEQLVVAAPSLEITTALDIEGFTTLLLPTGDHRPLDPTALRGVSGMLHDSAPRVLASHLTKIDLELALQPGSGNRNGLSGIELATLPHGRQARLDLIERSECLKLLVAVTVLAGATAIERAATISKWIKVAIDTKTALGNLYGFCGVMLGLCLPQIQKLGNTWHLLRQKHTDEAFSFEAKLRPTLRAMNECTNPQAPNTTLPHLLPVALLGERGLEDVLGTVAPSGLAAAILSPWENSAPDCGLSIVWSHLESARRMAENLTLFRRNAEIVLEGSRSDELLSDAFRTEFHIKFLWGSRGATVAPEERHLKFTQVLDAMYDKCSSSEVTA
- the LOC143369832 gene encoding breast cancer anti-estrogen resistance protein 3 homolog isoform X3; the encoded protein is MIVSEKDRAQKSMRIAWSFRFPSMGTLQNLGTSGRRRKRNGIPSSASCKDLRQKRHTIHLQPEAIIQKEPSLIVTPLSPEDTAEGNRRSSEVTVEEEEEEEEEEAVVDTREDRSSESAKRVEGTDYSNLPMEPPEESTRKLLERELRLLDPRDLRSHAWYHGSTLRGGRKGAETEVPHDGDFLVRDCASQPGNYVLTVRWKGQPLHFVINRVVIQPETVYERAQYQFEDEAFDTVADLITFYVGSGRPISQASGARIITPKPRCVPLTFVPGPTSSQHCSSPSSSSLSTGSPPRLPRKQQRSHSLTAQHHPSDQHDGRQASNPPSAPHGPIQSSTLPRVPPIQNQPPSCSLSLGRQKITRVISDPALQQQQQPILQPPSLNHQNSLGTAPPKPPRVPYVPNHQHHAHHHHHHHHHHHQGYQASGSDSGNGSGDSEFETNNSGGTSNPSSSVPIKGVVIRSHYTISNDGTNGNNGNEYELSAEEQLVVAAPSLEITTALDIEGFTTLLLPTGDHRPLDPTALRGVSGMLHDSAPRVLASHLTKIDLELALQPGSGNRNGLSGIELATLPHGRQARLDLIERSECLKLLVAVTVLAGATAIERAATISKWIKVAIDTKTALGNLYGFCGVMLGLCLPQIQKLGNTWHLLRQKHTDEAFSFEAKLRPTLRAMNECTNPQAPNTTLPHLLPVALLGERGLEDVLGTVAPSGLAAAILSPWENSAPDCGLSIVWSHLESARRMAENLTLFRRNAEIVLEGSRSDELLSDAFRTEFHIKFLWGSRGATVAPEERHLKFTQVLDAMYDKCSSSEVTA
- the LOC143369832 gene encoding breast cancer anti-estrogen resistance protein 3 homolog isoform X1, with product MVEQLLGMGFRCRCFEILLCGGVALGIAWSFRFPSMGTLQNLGTSGRRRKRNGIPSSASCKDLRQKRHTIHLQPEAIIQKEPSLIVTPLSPEDTAEGNRRSSEVTVEEEEEEEEEEAVVDTREDRSSESAKRVEGTDYSNLPMEPPEESTRKLLERELRLLDPRDLRSHAWYHGSTLRGGRKGAETEVPHDGDFLVRDCASQPGNYVLTVRWKGQPLHFVINRVVIQPETVYERAQYQFEDEAFDTVADLITFYVGSGRPISQASGARIITPKPRCVPLTFVPGPTSSQHCSSPSSSSLSTGSPPRLPRKQQRSHSLTAQHHPSDQHDGRQASNPPSAPHGPIQSSTLPRVPPIQNQPPSCSLSLGRQKITRVISDPALQQQQQPILQPPSLNHQNSLGTAPPKPPRVPYVPNHQHHAHHHHHHHHHHHQGYQASGSDSGNGSGDSEFETNNSGGTSNPSSSVPIKGVVIRSHYTISNDGTNGNNGNEYELSAEEQLVVAAPSLEITTALDIEGFTTLLLPTGDHRPLDPTALRGVSGMLHDSAPRVLASHLTKIDLELALQPGSGNRNGLSGIELATLPHGRQARLDLIERSECLKLLVAVTVLAGATAIERAATISKWIKVAIDTKTALGNLYGFCGVMLGLCLPQIQKLGNTWHLLRQKHTDEAFSFEAKLRPTLRAMNECTNPQAPNTTLPHLLPVALLGERGLEDVLGTVAPSGLAAAILSPWENSAPDCGLSIVWSHLESARRMAENLTLFRRNAEIVLEGSRSDELLSDAFRTEFHIKFLWGSRGATVAPEERHLKFTQVLDAMYDKCSSSEVTA